The Diprion similis isolate iyDipSimi1 chromosome 11, iyDipSimi1.1, whole genome shotgun sequence genome includes a region encoding these proteins:
- the LOC124412467 gene encoding heat shock protein 75 kDa, mitochondrial, protein MAAALRAHCGVRSAIKFGRFLTRSSNLKSRNFSELTRCRERSLSQNAHVRYLSSQAAAEPSSSSDSDHHSIIKDTEKATGQSERHEFQTETRQLLDIVAKSLYSEKEVFIRELISNASDALEKLRYLSLSSTEKDAAAASQPLEIHIATDKQNRILTIQDTGVGMTREELTSNLGTIARSGSKAFLEQIKGKEESSGDPSAIIGQFGVGFYSAFMVADKVEVFTKSYEKDAEGLHWQSDGSGTYEISTAEGVQPGTKIVLHLRVDCREFSDDSIINNVIKKYSNFVGSPIFVNGKRSNVIQPLWMLDPKDVKPEEHIQFFRFIANSYDTPRFTLHYSTDVPLSIRALLYFPEGRPGLFEMSRDTDIGVSLYSRKILIKSRAENILPKWLRFVKGVVDSEDIPLNLSRELLQNSALIGKLRDVLTSRILRFLYERSNKQSIEYEKFYKDYGLFLKEGIVSSPEQREKEEISKLLRFESSSSKPGELVSIPQYCSRLAAGQKDIYYLAAPNRVLAEQSPYYEALKKRNLEVLFCYEPYDELVLMQLREYNSHPMTSVEKEMRHDKEDENSFEFGGLDKSEADKLVGYLSNVLKGKAFNVKVTSRLESHPCVVTVEDMAAARHFLRVQSHQLDNEAKFSLLQPRLEINLKHPIIKKLSQLVTSDPKLAELVTQQLFANAMVGAGLMEDPRSLLTSMNELLTLALEKH, encoded by the exons ATGGCGGCCGCCTTGCGTGCTCACTGCGGAGTTAGAAGCGCGATTAAATTCGGAAGATTTCTGACGAGATCGTCCAATTTGAAGTCGAGGAATTTCTCCGAGCTAACCAGATGCAGGGAGCGTTCAT TATCGCAGAATGCTCATGTACGATACCTCTCGTCGCAGGCTGCAGCCGAGCCCAGCAGCTCATCGGATTCCGATCATCACAGTATAATCAAAGACACAGAAAAAGCCACAG GACAGAGCGAGAGGCATGAATTCCAAACAGAGACTCGTCAGCTGCTTGATATTGTTGCCAAATCACTCTACTCGGAGAAGGAG GTTTTCATCCGTGAATTGATCTCCAATGCCAGTGATGCCCTGGAAAAACTGCGTTATCTGAGCTTGAGCAGTACAGAAAAGGATGCAGCAGCTGCAAGTCAGCCTCTTGAAATTCACATCGCTACTGATAAACAGAACCGCATACTAACCATCCAGGATACCGGAGTCGGTATGACTCGGGAAGAACTCACCTCCAATCTCGGTACCATTGCCAGGTCTGGGTCAAAG GCCTTCTTAGAGCAGATAAAGGGCAAAGAAGAATCTTCGGGCGACCCCTCCGCGATTATAGGACAGTTTGGGGTGGGATTTTACAGCGCGTTTATGGTCGCTGACAAGGTTGAGGTCTTCACAAAATCCTATGAAAAGGATGCAGAAGGACTGCATTGGCAGTCTGACGG ATCGGGAACTTACGAGATTTCTACTGCTGAAGGCGTTCAGCCAGGCACCAAGATCGTCCTTCATTTACGAGTCGATTGCCGAGAATTTAGCGACGACTCAATTATAAATA ATGTCATCAAAAAGTATAGCAACTTCGTCGGCAGCCCCATTTTTGTTAATGGAAAGAGATCTAACGTGATCCAG CCACTGTGGATGTTGGACCCAAAAGACGTGAAACCTGAGGAACACATACAGTTCTTTAGATTTATTGCCAACAGTTATGATACGCCAAGATTTACTCTACACTATTCAACGGACGTACCGTTGAGCATTAGAGctcttttatattttcctGAGGGAAGACCGGGTCTCTTTGAAATGAGCCGCGATACTGACATCGGCGTCTCTCTCTATAGCCGTaaaattcttatcaaaagTCGGGCGGAAAACATTCTTCCGAAATGGCTGAGGTTCGTCAAAGGTGTCGTTGATTCCGAAGATATTCCACTGAATCTGAGTCGCGAACTTTTGCAGAACAGCGCATTGATTgg aaAACTACGAGATGTTCTCACATCCCGCATTCTGAGATTCTTATACGAACGGTCGAACAAGCAATCCATAGagtacgaaaaattttataaagattACGGGCTTTTCTTGAAGGAGGGCATAGTTTCCAGTCCCGAGCAACGAGAGAAG GAGGAAATTTCCAAACTGTTAAGGTTTGAGTCCTCTAGTTCGAAACCAGGAGAGTTGGTTAGTATTCCACAGTACTGCTCTCGCCTGGCTGCAGGGCAGaaagatatatattatttagcAGCCCCTAA TCGAGTCTTAGCCGAACAGTCCCCATACTACGAGGCTCTCAAAAAACGGAATCTTGAGGTACTATTTTGCTACGAGCCATATGACGAACTCGTCTTAATGCAGCTGAGAGAATACAACTCTCACCCTATGACATCAGTCGAAAAAGAAATGCGACATGACAAAGAGGacgaaaattcattcgaattcG GTGGTTTGGACAAATCTGAGGCAGACAAGCTTGTTGGTTACTTGAGTAATGTTCTGAAGGGCAAAGCTTTTAATGTGAAAGTTACAAGCCGGCTAGAATCGCATCCATGCGTCGTTACTGTCGAAGATATGGCCGCTGCTAGACACTTTCTTCGCGTTCAGAGTCACCAGCTTGACAACGAAGCCAAATTTTCCTTACTCCAACCTCGGCTAGAAATTAATCTTAAGCATCCGATCATAAAGAAACTCTCACAGCTAGTCACATCGGATCCGAAATTGGCGGAACTGGTCACGCAGCAG TTATTCGCTAATGCAATGGTCGGAGCTGGTTTAATGGAAGACCCACGTTCCCTGTTAACTTCTATGAACGAGCTCTTAACTCTAGCTTTGGAAAAACACTAA